Proteins encoded by one window of Amaranthus tricolor cultivar Red isolate AtriRed21 chromosome 4, ASM2621246v1, whole genome shotgun sequence:
- the LOC130810761 gene encoding uncharacterized protein LOC130810761, with amino-acid sequence MNYLFWNIRGLGKGEKISTIRTLVVKNKVSFMGLVETKHRRSINSRIKRMWGSGDYDVCEVHASDIYSGGIFAIWDAGTFCASKKHCGERWIIIKGSIKMINFECCVGVIYSPNDRVGRITIYEELKILIVSINRLVLLLGDFNVILQPSESIGIFRCNLSMRDFSEWIQSLGLIDIPLHGIKFTWRRNDSKSRLDRGLCCNVWLWKFPNLNFKKFLENELTNLPNVSLNNKLKVFKGPLRAWSKEKFDRMDNKIGELESVIHDLERLSDVRGLNDMEKARLNASQNHLQS; translated from the exons ATGAATTATCTTTTTTGGAACATTCGAGGACTAGGAAAGGGTGAGAAGATCTCGACTATTAGGACTTTAGTGGTTAAGAATAAAGTATCTTTTATGGGTCTTGTTGAAACAAAGCATAGAAGGTCCATTAATAGTAGAATAAAAAGAATGTGGGGTAGTGGTGATTACGACGTGTGTGAAGTTCATGCAAGTGACATTTATAGTGGGGGTATTTTCGCTATTTGGGATGCTGGAACATTTTGTGCCTCAAAAAAACACTGTGGGGAAAGATGGATAATAATTAAAGGAtctattaaaatgatcaattttgaGTGCTGTGTGGGGGTGATCTATAGTCCAAACGATAGGGTGGGGAGAATTACGATATATGAAGAACTCAAAATTCTTATCGTATCTATCAATAGACTTGTCCTTCTATTGGGGGATTTCAATGTGATACTACAACCCAGCGAAAGCATTGGTATTTTTAGGTGTAACTTGAGTATGAGAGACTTCTCGGAATGGATTCAAAGTCTAGGGTTGATTGATATCCCTTTACATGGCATTAAATTCACTTGGAGAAGAAATGACTCTAAGAGCAGACTTGATAGAGGCTTATGCTGCAATGTTTGGTTATGGAAATTTCCAAACTTGA ATTTCAAAAAGTTCCTTGAGAATGAATTGACTAATCTTCCAAATGTTTCCCTGAACAATAAATTGAAGGTCTTTAAAGGCCCGCTTAGAGCTTGGAGCAAAGAGAAGTTTGACCGTATGGATAATAAGATTGGAGAGCTTGAGTCAGTTATACATGATCTTGAAAGATTGAGTGATGTAAGGGGGCTGAATGACATGGAGAAGGCCAGACTAAATGCATCTCAAAACCACCTCCAGTCTTAG